A region of Streptomyces sp. R44 DNA encodes the following proteins:
- a CDS encoding aminoglycoside phosphotransferase family protein, which produces MIHVPEEFVASQVKYNGEAGLEFVDGLPGLAEGFLGRWGLRVTGRSMHGVASLVVPVERVADGARAALKMQLLDDESEGEPVGLRVWDGAGVVRLLDHDAATGTMLLERLDEARPLSSVADTREALGIVADLLARLVAVPAPDGLRTLGDIAAGMLADVPGAVARLGADDAAVLRDCAAAVRDVAGEPGDRLLHWDLHFGNVLAAEREPWLAIDPKPLAGDPGFDLLPALMDRFDPDEALWGFDLLAEVVGDPRRAVAWTLGRVLQNGLWDVEDGEPGLDPEQVALARILLARRA; this is translated from the coding sequence GTGATTCACGTACCCGAGGAGTTCGTTGCGTCGCAGGTGAAGTACAACGGGGAGGCCGGGTTGGAGTTCGTCGACGGGCTGCCCGGGCTGGCCGAGGGGTTTCTCGGGCGGTGGGGGCTGCGGGTCACCGGGCGCTCGATGCACGGGGTGGCCTCGCTCGTGGTGCCCGTGGAGCGGGTCGCCGACGGTGCGCGCGCCGCTCTGAAGATGCAGCTTCTCGACGACGAGAGCGAGGGGGAGCCCGTCGGTCTGCGGGTCTGGGACGGGGCCGGTGTCGTGCGGCTGCTCGACCACGACGCCGCGACGGGGACGATGCTCCTCGAACGGCTCGACGAGGCCCGGCCGTTGTCCTCGGTCGCGGACACCCGTGAGGCGCTCGGGATCGTCGCGGACCTGCTGGCCCGGCTCGTCGCCGTCCCCGCGCCCGACGGGCTCCGCACGCTCGGCGACATCGCGGCCGGGATGCTCGCCGACGTGCCCGGGGCCGTGGCGCGGCTCGGCGCGGACGACGCCGCCGTGCTGCGGGACTGCGCGGCGGCCGTACGGGACGTGGCCGGCGAGCCGGGGGACCGGCTGCTCCACTGGGACCTGCACTTCGGGAACGTCCTGGCGGCCGAGCGGGAACCCTGGCTGGCGATCGACCCCAAGCCGCTGGCGGGGGATCCGGGCTTCGACCTGCTGCCCGCCCTCATGGACCGCTTCGACCCGGACGAGGCGCTGTGGGGGTTCGACCTGCTCGCCGAGGTCGTCGGGGACCCGCGCCGGGCCGTCGCCTGGACGCTGGGGCGCGTCCTGCAGAACGGCCTGTGGGACGTCGAGGACGGCGAGCCCGGCCTCGACCCCGAGCAGGTCGCCCTCGCCAGGATCCTGCTGGCCAGGAGGGCCTGA
- a CDS encoding N-acetyltransferase family protein, with protein sequence MIRTATPADVPVIHALIRDLAAYEKALDEVRATPDQLHEALFGERPAAFAHIAETETGEPVGFALWFLNFSTWRGVHGIYLEDLYVRPEARGGGHGKALLRELARICVERGYERLEWSVLNWNQPSIDFYESLGARPQDEWSVYRLTDGALAELGGATV encoded by the coding sequence ATGATCCGTACAGCCACGCCTGCCGACGTCCCCGTCATCCACGCCCTGATCCGCGACCTCGCCGCGTACGAGAAGGCTCTCGACGAGGTCCGCGCGACCCCCGACCAGCTCCACGAGGCCCTGTTCGGCGAGCGGCCCGCCGCCTTCGCGCACATCGCCGAGACGGAGACGGGCGAGCCGGTCGGCTTCGCTCTCTGGTTCCTCAACTTCTCGACCTGGCGCGGTGTCCACGGCATCTACCTGGAGGACCTGTACGTCCGCCCGGAGGCCCGCGGCGGCGGCCACGGCAAGGCCCTGCTGCGCGAACTGGCCCGCATCTGCGTCGAGCGCGGGTACGAGCGCCTGGAGTGGTCCGTACTGAACTGGAACCAGCCCTCGATCGACTTCTACGAGTCCCTGGGCGCCCGCCCGCAGGACGAGTGGTCCGTGTACCGGCTGACGGACGGGGCCCTGGCCGAGCTCGGCGGGGCGACGGTGTAG